One region of Terricaulis silvestris genomic DNA includes:
- a CDS encoding class I SAM-dependent methyltransferase yields MIEWRSLSSDPTNRAATMRMDEFLRSITRVERVTRMDMILDFCRGQDVLDIGAGEHDVAFYSEEGWEHGRIVRVAKKAVAVEINPELCAHYKAKGFDFRCVDATSDADLGERFDRVFIGDVIEHVNDPVALLAFTKRHLKPDGRILLTTPNPFAPRFRRHRSERHTRYVMANLEHTRWVSISNMHELAWRAGLQLSALRWPLLKKPKTGLARTLALFGKECLLAIAPIEDVFVEYAFELAQPRESRSPKASDVAKSAA; encoded by the coding sequence ATGATCGAGTGGCGTTCTCTTTCTTCCGATCCGACAAACCGTGCCGCCACCATGCGCATGGACGAATTTCTGCGCTCCATCACGCGCGTCGAACGCGTTACGCGCATGGATATGATCCTCGATTTCTGCCGTGGCCAGGATGTCCTGGACATCGGCGCCGGCGAGCATGACGTCGCCTTCTATTCGGAGGAGGGCTGGGAGCATGGCCGCATTGTGCGAGTCGCGAAGAAGGCCGTCGCCGTCGAGATCAATCCCGAACTCTGCGCGCACTACAAAGCCAAGGGCTTCGACTTCCGTTGCGTCGACGCCACCAGCGACGCCGATCTCGGCGAACGCTTCGATCGCGTATTCATCGGCGACGTGATCGAACACGTGAACGATCCTGTCGCGTTGCTCGCTTTCACAAAGCGCCATCTGAAACCGGACGGCCGCATTCTGCTGACGACGCCGAACCCGTTCGCGCCGCGTTTCCGCCGCCACCGCAGCGAGCGCCACACGCGTTACGTCATGGCCAATCTCGAGCATACGCGTTGGGTGTCGATCTCCAACATGCACGAACTTGCATGGCGCGCCGGTCTGCAACTTTCCGCCCTGCGCTGGCCGCTTCTGAAGAAGCCGAAGACAGGCCTCGCGCGCACATTGGCGCTTTTCGGCAAGGAATGTCTCCTGGCCATTGCGCCTATCGAAGACGTGTTCGTCGAATACGCTTTTGAGCTTGCGCAGCCCCGCGAAAGCCGCTCGCCGAAGGCGTCCGACGTCGCGAAGAGCGCTGCGTAG
- a CDS encoding methyltransferase domain-containing protein produces MGVSKEALGLLGLARVSGADFSRVITIGRQRLDVEMPFVEQFFRDRGRGDLATQLAGTPGDGYCESLLKIAFGAGVIQSIDASDYEHADIIHDMNTPITIPERYSLVADFGTIEHVFNVPVALDNVAMLARPGAFILHMLPSNNFVGHGFYQFSPELFFQVYAAERGFDGTRVFVAPGGTPDLWYEVRSPKELGRRVDITSRDQLHVMVLTRKIGESVSLTQRPVQQSDYVETWNKGASKAKVKRLRSGFERHVRDAFSGVRQQRKVDRKDLRRSRGDLVPRPLRNLVPNF; encoded by the coding sequence GTGGGTGTCAGCAAAGAGGCTCTGGGTCTGTTGGGTTTGGCGCGCGTAAGCGGCGCCGATTTTTCACGCGTGATCACGATTGGGCGCCAGAGGCTCGACGTGGAGATGCCTTTCGTCGAACAGTTTTTTCGCGATCGCGGGCGCGGTGATTTGGCAACCCAGCTAGCGGGGACGCCGGGCGACGGTTATTGCGAGTCGCTCTTGAAGATTGCTTTCGGCGCTGGCGTCATACAATCCATTGATGCGTCGGACTATGAGCATGCCGACATCATTCATGACATGAATACACCGATCACAATCCCTGAACGCTACTCGCTTGTTGCTGACTTCGGCACGATTGAGCACGTATTCAACGTGCCTGTGGCGCTGGACAATGTTGCGATGCTTGCACGCCCTGGCGCCTTCATCTTGCACATGCTCCCGAGCAACAATTTTGTAGGCCATGGCTTCTATCAATTTTCACCCGAGCTCTTCTTCCAAGTTTATGCAGCTGAGCGCGGCTTCGACGGAACTCGCGTGTTCGTCGCGCCTGGAGGCACGCCTGATTTGTGGTACGAAGTGCGCTCGCCGAAGGAACTGGGAAGACGTGTCGATATCACCAGCCGAGATCAACTACACGTCATGGTGCTGACGAGGAAGATCGGCGAATCTGTTTCACTCACCCAAAGGCCGGTACAACAGTCGGATTACGTTGAAACCTGGAACAAAGGTGCTTCCAAAGCCAAGGTGAAACGTTTGCGTAGCGGCTTTGAGCGCCACGTGCGAGATGCGTTCAGCGGCGTGCGCCAGCAACGCAAAGTCGATCGCAAAGACTTAAGGCGCTCACGTGGAGACTTGGTCCCCCGTCCATTGCGCAACCTCGTGCCAAACTTCTAA